Proteins encoded within one genomic window of Gemmatimonadota bacterium:
- a CDS encoding DUF1828 domain-containing protein, producing the protein MNWLAEQEDKYYTWLRSKTYIPVGDESDWSLISTPFTGLFNDTLEIYAKKEGNKIMLSDDGKTLHDLELMGVSFSRSSSRRELLDRVLAGYGVSNKSKELVAQANRESDFPQRKHDLLQAMLEVSNFYVLAKPTVVNIFKDDVRGYLDEKMIVYTPEFISRGSVGIEFSFDFQVAYREKEIVLKCFNSINRASLSSFLFMWKDILEYRKTLTGKQVSGLAVINDQDKNINQDYMDALEAGGADYIRWQERHEPENIAKLQEAA; encoded by the coding sequence ATGAACTGGCTTGCTGAACAAGAAGACAAGTATTATACCTGGCTCAGGTCGAAAACTTATATTCCCGTGGGAGATGAAAGCGATTGGAGTCTTATTTCTACTCCTTTTACTGGTCTGTTCAATGACACACTGGAAATATACGCCAAGAAGGAGGGAAATAAAATCATGCTCTCCGATGACGGCAAGACACTCCACGATTTGGAGTTAATGGGCGTGTCTTTCTCCCGCTCGTCATCTCGAAGAGAGCTTCTGGACAGAGTCCTGGCCGGTTATGGCGTAAGCAATAAGAGCAAAGAACTTGTAGCACAAGCCAACAGAGAATCCGATTTTCCTCAGAGAAAGCATGATTTGCTTCAAGCGATGTTGGAAGTCAGCAACTTCTACGTACTTGCCAAGCCCACGGTTGTCAATATTTTTAAAGATGATGTGCGGGGGTATCTGGATGAGAAAATGATAGTCTATACACCTGAATTCATTTCCAGGGGGTCTGTGGGTATTGAATTCAGCTTCGACTTCCAGGTAGCGTACCGGGAAAAGGAAATTGTGCTAAAGTGCTTCAACAGTATCAACAGAGCTTCTTTATCCAGTTTTCTGTTTATGTGGAAAGATATTTTAGAATATAGAAAGACGTTGACAGGCAAACAGGTATCGGGACTTGCGGTTATCAACGACCAGGACAAGAACATCAACCAGGACTATATGGACGCGCTGGAGGCGGGAGGAGCAGATTATATAAGGTGGCAAGAACGACATGAACCTGAAAATATCGCGAAATTACAAGAAGCCGCATAA
- a CDS encoding nucleoside hydrolase produces the protein MNFPTLTHAQRIDRLAPPSGKVRVVLDTDTYNEVDDQFAVAHALLSPEKISVEAIYAAPFHNQRSNGPGDGMERSYDEILRLLNRLNIPDNNLVFRGSTNYLTGPDTPQDNDAVRDLIDKAMASDDPLYVAAIGAITNVASAILIEPEIIKHIVVVWLGGHEHNWPNTLEFNLRQDILAARIIFDSGVPLVQIPCRNVASHLLTTLPELETHVADKSAIGDFLTETVRGYHKDHYAWAKEIWDLSATAYLVNPNWVTTQLVHSPILTDQITWSHAPSRHFMRVATQLNRNAIFADVFKKLERSNDN, from the coding sequence ATGAACTTTCCCACCCTCACACACGCTCAGCGCATTGACAGATTAGCACCGCCATCAGGCAAAGTGCGCGTGGTACTCGACACGGACACATATAACGAAGTCGATGATCAATTCGCCGTAGCACACGCGCTCTTATCCCCCGAGAAAATCTCGGTCGAAGCCATCTATGCCGCGCCCTTTCACAACCAGCGCTCTAATGGACCCGGCGACGGCATGGAACGAAGCTACGACGAAATCCTCCGCCTACTCAACCGCTTAAATATCCCCGACAACAACCTCGTATTTCGCGGCTCCACAAACTATCTCACAGGACCAGACACACCGCAAGACAACGACGCCGTGCGCGACCTCATCGACAAAGCCATGGCATCTGATGATCCACTCTATGTCGCCGCCATCGGCGCCATAACCAACGTAGCCTCCGCCATCCTCATAGAACCCGAAATCATCAAACACATCGTCGTCGTCTGGCTCGGCGGCCACGAACACAACTGGCCCAACACCCTTGAATTTAACCTGCGACAAGACATCCTCGCCGCACGCATCATCTTTGACAGCGGCGTACCCCTCGTCCAGATCCCCTGCCGCAATGTCGCCTCTCATCTCCTCACCACCCTGCCCGAACTCGAAACCCATGTAGCGGACAAAAGCGCCATAGGCGACTTCCTCACCGAAACCGTTCGCGGCTATCACAAAGACCACTACGCATGGGCAAAAGAAATCTGGGACCTCTCGGCAACCGCGTATCTCGTCAACCCAAACTGGGTCACAACCCAACTGGTACACAGCCCCATACTCACCGATCAAATAACCTGGAGCCATGCCCCCAGTCGGCATTTCATGCGCGTAGCCACGCAACTCAACCGCAACGCCATCTTTGCCGACGTATTCAAAAAATTGGAAAGGAGCAATGACAACTAA
- a CDS encoding sugar phosphate isomerase/epimerase has protein sequence MPRSAFIRGSCRDDNPNHWKEFYMSAALDYGVQSFCFRYFKDNADVAQKVKDIGLDKIEVCQAHADFKNPDAWKDIVKTYNDAGVSVISIGVQTFTGDPTEKSYFECAAIAGAKHISCHFQLESYPKAITQVRAWSRAYGIRVGIHCHGGYHFGGQPGVLKHLIGLGAPEIGLCIDTAWALQIGPRQGNPVKWTEDFAGQIYGIHYKDFVFDPNGQWHDTVVGEGTLDLPAFVAGLEKSGFDGMAVIEYEADVENPVPALTRCVETMRALAG, from the coding sequence ATGCCCCGTAGTGCTTTTATACGGGGATCATGCCGCGATGACAACCCAAACCACTGGAAGGAGTTTTACATGAGTGCAGCACTGGATTACGGAGTCCAAAGTTTTTGCTTTCGCTACTTCAAAGACAACGCCGACGTCGCCCAAAAAGTAAAAGACATCGGCCTCGACAAAATCGAAGTCTGCCAGGCCCACGCCGACTTCAAAAACCCCGACGCCTGGAAAGACATCGTCAAAACCTACAACGACGCGGGCGTATCCGTCATCTCCATCGGCGTACAAACCTTCACGGGCGACCCCACTGAAAAATCCTACTTTGAATGCGCCGCCATTGCCGGCGCCAAACACATCTCCTGCCACTTTCAGCTCGAATCCTATCCCAAAGCCATCACACAGGTACGCGCATGGAGTCGGGCATACGGCATCCGCGTGGGCATACACTGCCACGGCGGATATCACTTTGGCGGACAACCCGGCGTACTCAAACACCTCATCGGCCTCGGCGCGCCCGAAATTGGCCTGTGCATCGACACAGCCTGGGCCTTGCAAATCGGTCCTCGCCAGGGCAACCCCGTCAAATGGACAGAAGACTTCGCCGGACAAATCTACGGCATCCACTACAAAGACTTCGTCTTTGACCCCAACGGCCAGTGGCACGACACCGTCGTCGGCGAAGGCACGCTCGACCTCCCGGCCTTTGTCGCCGGCCTTGAAAAAAGCGGCTTTGATGGCATGGCCGTCATCGAATACGAAGCCGACGTCGAAAACCCCGTCCCCGCCCTGACCCGATGCGTCGAAACCATGCGCGCATTAGCCGGGTAA